One region of Trichosurus vulpecula isolate mTriVul1 chromosome 1, mTriVul1.pri, whole genome shotgun sequence genomic DNA includes:
- the C1H19orf25 gene encoding UPF0449 protein C19orf25 homolog isoform X2, with the protein MLRVFGGIFSLRGQSLLRYRGQGERELLEEKQKLAFYRMTSKARKRVVLPTRPSPPTIEQILEDVHGALPSDPVFTSFAPQALEELPAIQENEDPEAERERQYQQSRSYVALNHRLQLACGLLKEKCEELRQSGDSLERDILEMKQRTLSDAMNAFHPL; encoded by the exons ATGCTCCGGGTCTTTGGAGGGATATTTAGCCTCCGAGGCCAGAGTCTCCTTCGGTACAGAGGACAAGGGGAGAGGGAGTTGCTAGAGGAGAAACAGAAGCTCG CCTTCTACCGAATGACCTCTAAAGCCAGAAAGCGAGTGGTCCTCCCCACAAGACCATCTCCACCCACAATTGAACAGATCCTGGAGGATGTCCATGGTGCTCTGCCCTCTGATCCAGTTTTCACCTCCTTTGCCCCACAAGCCCTGGAAG agCTTCCTGCCATTCAGGAGAATGAAGACCCAGAGGCAGAAAGGGAACGGCAGTACCAACAGAGTCGCTCCTATGTGGCCCTGAACCATCGGCTCCAGCTGGCCTGTGGCCTGCTGAAAGAGAAGTGTGAGGAGTTGCGGCAGTCTGGGGACAGCCTTGAGCGAGACATCTTAGAGATGAAGCAGAGGACCCTCTCTG
- the LOC118827874 gene encoding CTD small phosphatase-like protein 2-A yields MPDSTLVLELLRHRGGGGEEQTSFPPQDETLVSCSLRALPNAHFSFPVRFQGMYYQVQGRLRPHVREFLEILSQFFQIIIFTTAKRDYAEPIADLLDPHKKLIRGRLFQDDCVCLQGHYVKNLKVLGQDLARTVVLTDSLQAFPYQMDNQLLIPRWQGESEDRELPKLLPFLERLSHLDDVRPELWSLHPTLSTEE; encoded by the exons ATGCCAGATAGCACATTGGTCCTGGAGTTG CTTAGgcacaggggtgggggtggagaagagcAGACCTCGTTCCCTCCTCAGGATGAAACCCTGGTCTCTTGCTCCCTTCGGGCTCTGCCCAATGCCCACTTCTCCTTCCCTGTGAGATTCCAAGGTATGTATTACCAG GTGCAGGGCAGGCTGCGGCCCCACGTTCGTGAATTCCTGGAGATCCTGAGTCAGTTCTTCCAG ATCATTATCTTCACCACAGCTAAAAGGGACTATGCAGAACCAATCGCAGATCTTCTGGATCCCCACAAGAAGCTGATTAG GGGCCGCCTTTTCCAGGATGACTGCGTCTGCCTCCAGGGTCACTATGTGAAGAACCTGAAGGTGCTAGGACAGGACCTGGCCCGGACAGTGGTCCTGACTGATTCCCTCCAGGCCTTCCCCTACCAG ATGGACAACCAGCTCCTGATTCCCCGATGGCAAGGGGAGAGCGAGGACCGGGAGCTGCCTAAGCTTCTGCCTTTCCTAGAACGTCTAAGTCACTTG GATGATGTCCGACCAGAGCTTTGGAGCCTCCACCCCACCCTGAGCACAGAGGAGTGA
- the C1H19orf25 gene encoding UPF0449 protein C19orf25 homolog isoform X1, which produces MLRVFGGIFSLRGQSLLRYRGQGERELLEEKQKLAFYRMTSKARKRVVLPTRPSPPTIEQILEDVHGALPSDPVFTSFAPQALEELPAIQENEDPEAERERQYQQSRSYVALNHRLQLACGLLKEKCEELRQSGDSLERDILEMKQRTLSGAQGSSCLPGVGSSG; this is translated from the exons ATGCTCCGGGTCTTTGGAGGGATATTTAGCCTCCGAGGCCAGAGTCTCCTTCGGTACAGAGGACAAGGGGAGAGGGAGTTGCTAGAGGAGAAACAGAAGCTCG CCTTCTACCGAATGACCTCTAAAGCCAGAAAGCGAGTGGTCCTCCCCACAAGACCATCTCCACCCACAATTGAACAGATCCTGGAGGATGTCCATGGTGCTCTGCCCTCTGATCCAGTTTTCACCTCCTTTGCCCCACAAGCCCTGGAAG agCTTCCTGCCATTCAGGAGAATGAAGACCCAGAGGCAGAAAGGGAACGGCAGTACCAACAGAGTCGCTCCTATGTGGCCCTGAACCATCGGCTCCAGCTGGCCTGTGGCCTGCTGAAAGAGAAGTGTGAGGAGTTGCGGCAGTCTGGGGACAGCCTTGAGCGAGACATCTTAGAGATGAAGCAGAGGACCCTCTCTGGTGCG